In a single window of the Trichoderma breve strain T069 chromosome 6, whole genome shotgun sequence genome:
- a CDS encoding DSBA-like thioredoxin domain-containing protein: MTHFRIDVVSDTVCPWCYVGRKQVQRAQQIWQQRYPSSTDTFSVKYAPFQLNPDSPRGPGKSIDKQGYYVQRFGPERTAMIQDRLRGVGEAIGINFRFGGRVGNSRDSHRLIHLAKKHGDETELKVVDGLFAAYFENEKDITDHDVLKDVAVGAGIPEAEFKKAIVESDEGGEEVDMSAGTARFRGISGVPDYTIQGKFRLSGAQDAMEFVNVFERVKAQDV; this comes from the coding sequence GACACCGTCTGCCCCTGGTGCTACGTTGGCCGCAAGCAAGTCCAGCGAGCCCAGCAAATCTGGCAGCAGCGCTATCCTTCATCCACCGACACCTTCTCGGTCAAATATGCCCCCTTCCAGCTAAACCCAGACTCCCCTCGGGGTCCTGGCAAGAGCATTGATAAGCAGGGCTACTATGTGCAGCGCTTTGGCCCCGAGCGGACGGCCATGATCCAGGATCGCCTTCGCGGAGTTGGCGAggccattggcatcaactTTCGTTTCGGCGGTAGGGTTGGCAACTCGCGAGACTCGCACCGCTTGATTCacctggccaagaagcacgGCGATGAGACGGAGCTCAAGGTCGTTGACGGGCTCTTTGCCGCGTACTTTGAGAATGAAAAGGACATTACTGATCACGATGTCCTGAAAGACGTTGCCGTCGGAGCGGGTATCCCTGAGGCGGAGTTTAAGAAGGCTATTGTGGAGAGTGATGAGGGAGGCGAGGAGGTTGACATGTCTGCTGGAACTGCGCGGTTCAGGGGCATCAGTGGCGTGCCGGATTACACGATTCAGGGCAAGTTCAGGTTGAGCGGTGCTCAGGACGCCATGGAGTTTGTCAACGTCTTTGAGAGAGTCAAGGCTCAAGATGTTTGA